A stretch of the Manis pentadactyla isolate mManPen7 chromosome 16, mManPen7.hap1, whole genome shotgun sequence genome encodes the following:
- the IER3 gene encoding radiation-inducible immediate-early gene IEX-1 — MCHSRSNLPTMTVLRAPTPAPTTSPGPRRGSGPEIFTFDPLPEPAAVLTARASISRVHRKRSRRVLYPPIVRRQLPVEDSSPAKRLLFLLLTIIFCQILMAEEHMSAPLAPEDAPSAAAPEPTTETPVFEPLNVTSEPSDYALDLSTFLQQHPAAF, encoded by the exons ATGTGTCACTCTCGCAGCAACCTCCCCACCATGACCGTCCTGCGGGCCCCGACCCCGGcccccaccaccagcccgggACCCCGGCGGGGCTCCGGTCCCGAGATCTTCACCTTCGACCCTCTCCCGGAGCCCGCGGCGGTTCTTACAGCGCGCGCCAGCATCTCCCGCGTGCACCGAAAGCGCAGCCGTAGGGTCCTCTACCCACCGATA GTCCGGCGCCAGCTGCCAGTCGAGGATTCTAGCCCTGCCAAAAggcttctctttctcctgctcacCATCATCTTTTGCCAAATCCTGATGGCTGAAGAGCATATGTCGGCACCTCTGGCCCCGGAGGACGCCCCAAGCGCCGCGGCCCCCGAGCCCACCACTGAGACCCCGGTCTTCGAGCCGCTGAATGTGACCTCGGAACCCTCGGACTACGCTCTGGACTTAAGTACCTTCCTCCAACAACACCCGGCCGCCTTCTAA
- the FLOT1 gene encoding flotillin-1 isoform X1 has protein sequence MAADWAGLTETGKDSYLGLHRAPSTSAKAFSLSPPAPTSAMFFTCGPNEAMVVSGFCRSPPVMVAGGRVFVLPCIQQIQRISLNTLTLNVKSEKVYTRHGVPISVTGIAQVKIQGQNKEMLAAACQMFLGKTEAEIAHIALETLEGHQRAIMAHMTVEEIYKDRQKFSEQVFKVASSDLVNMGISVVSYTLKDIHDDQDYLHSLGKARTAQVQKDARIGEAEAKRDAGIREAKAKQEKVSAQYLSEIEMAKAQRDYELKKAAYDIEVNTRRAQADLAYQLQVAKTKQQIEEQRVQVQVVERAQQVAVQEQEIARREKELEARVVKPAEAERYKLERLAEAEKSQLIMQAEAEAESVRVRGEAEAFAIAARARAEAEQMVKKAEAFQLYQEAAQLDMLLEKLPQVAEEISGPLTSANKITLVSSGSGAVGAAKVTGEVLDILSRLPENVERLTGISISQVNHKPLRTA, from the exons ATGGCTGCAGACTGGGCGGGACTGACGGAAACTGGAAAGGATTCTTACCTTGGGCTCCACAGGGCTCCTTCCACATCCGCAAaggctttctccctctctcctccagcTCCTACCTCAGCCATGTTTTTCACCTGTGGCCCAAATGAGGCCATGGTAGTGTCTG GTTTCTGCCGGAGTCCCCCTGTCATGGTGGCTGGAGGGCGTGTCTTTGTACTGCCCTGCATCCAGcaaatccagag GATCTCTCTCAACACACTGACCCTCAATGTCAAGAGTGAAAAGGTTTACACTCGTCATGGGGTCCCCATCTCAGTCACTGGCATTGCCCAG GTGAAAATCCAGGGGCAGAACAAGGAGATGTTGGCAGCCGCCTGCCAGATGTTCCTGGGGAAGACGGAGGCTGAGATCGCCCACATTGCACTAGAGACATTGGAGGGCCACCAGAGGGCTATTATGGCCCACATGACTGTGGAG GAAATCTATAAGGACAGGCAGAAATTCTCAGAGCAAGTTTTCAAAGTGGCCTCCTCAGACCTGGTCAACATGGGCATCAGTGTGGTTAGTTACACCCTGAAGGACATTCACGACGATCAG GACTATTTGCACTCCTTAGGGAAGGCTCGAACAGCTCAAGTCCAAAAAGATGCTCGGATTGGGGAAGCGGAGGCCAAGAGAGACGCTGGAATCCGG GAGGCCAAAGCCAAGCAGGAAAAGGTGTCTGCTCAGTACCTGAGTGAGATTGAGATGGCCAAGGCGCAGAGGGACTATGAGCTGAAGAAGGCCGCATATGACATCGAGGTCAACACCCGCCGAGCACAGGCTGACCTGGCCTATCAGCTTCAG GTGGCCAAGACTAAGCAGCAGATAGAGGAGCAGCGTGTGCAGGTACAGGTGGTGGAGCGTGCCCAGCAGGTGGCAGTGCAGGAGCAGGAGATCGCCCGCCGTGAGAAGGAGCTGGAGGCCAGAGTTGTGAAGCCTGCAGAAGCAGAGCGCTACAAGCTGGAGCGCTTGGCGGAGGCAGAAAA GTCCCAGCTGATTATGCAGGCAGAGGCAGAAGCTGAATCTGTGCGG GTGCGTGGAGAAGCTGAGGCCTTTGCCATAGCGGCCCGGGCCCGGGCTGAGGCTGAGCAGATGGTCAAGAAGGCGGAGGCGTTCCAGCTGTACCAGGAGGCTGCTCAGCTGGACATGCTGCTGGAGAAGCTGCCCCAG GTGGCAGAGGAGATCAGTGGTCCCTTGACCTCGGCCAATAAGATCACACTGGTATCCAGTGGAAGTGGGGCTGTGGGGGCAGCCAAAGTGACAGGAGAAGTACTGGACATCCTGAGCCGCCTGCCAGAGAATGTGGAGAGACTCACTGGCATCAGCATCTCCCAG GTGAACCACAAGCCTTTGCGAACAGCCTGA
- the FLOT1 gene encoding flotillin-1 isoform X3: MAADWAGLTETGKDSYLGLHRAPSTSAKAFSLSPPAPTSAMFFTCGPNEAMVVSGFCRSPPVMVAGGRVFVLPCIQQIQRISLNTLTLNVKSEKVYTRHGVPISVTGIAQEIYKDRQKFSEQVFKVASSDLVNMGISVVSYTLKDIHDDQDYLHSLGKARTAQVQKDARIGEAEAKRDAGIREAKAKQEKVSAQYLSEIEMAKAQRDYELKKAAYDIEVNTRRAQADLAYQLQVAKTKQQIEEQRVQVQVVERAQQVAVQEQEIARREKELEARVVKPAEAERYKLERLAEAEKSQLIMQAEAEAESVRVRGEAEAFAIAARARAEAEQMVKKAEAFQLYQEAAQLDMLLEKLPQVAEEISGPLTSANKITLVSSGSGAVGAAKVTGEVLDILSRLPENVERLTGISISQVNHKPLRTA; the protein is encoded by the exons ATGGCTGCAGACTGGGCGGGACTGACGGAAACTGGAAAGGATTCTTACCTTGGGCTCCACAGGGCTCCTTCCACATCCGCAAaggctttctccctctctcctccagcTCCTACCTCAGCCATGTTTTTCACCTGTGGCCCAAATGAGGCCATGGTAGTGTCTG GTTTCTGCCGGAGTCCCCCTGTCATGGTGGCTGGAGGGCGTGTCTTTGTACTGCCCTGCATCCAGcaaatccagag GATCTCTCTCAACACACTGACCCTCAATGTCAAGAGTGAAAAGGTTTACACTCGTCATGGGGTCCCCATCTCAGTCACTGGCATTGCCCAG GAAATCTATAAGGACAGGCAGAAATTCTCAGAGCAAGTTTTCAAAGTGGCCTCCTCAGACCTGGTCAACATGGGCATCAGTGTGGTTAGTTACACCCTGAAGGACATTCACGACGATCAG GACTATTTGCACTCCTTAGGGAAGGCTCGAACAGCTCAAGTCCAAAAAGATGCTCGGATTGGGGAAGCGGAGGCCAAGAGAGACGCTGGAATCCGG GAGGCCAAAGCCAAGCAGGAAAAGGTGTCTGCTCAGTACCTGAGTGAGATTGAGATGGCCAAGGCGCAGAGGGACTATGAGCTGAAGAAGGCCGCATATGACATCGAGGTCAACACCCGCCGAGCACAGGCTGACCTGGCCTATCAGCTTCAG GTGGCCAAGACTAAGCAGCAGATAGAGGAGCAGCGTGTGCAGGTACAGGTGGTGGAGCGTGCCCAGCAGGTGGCAGTGCAGGAGCAGGAGATCGCCCGCCGTGAGAAGGAGCTGGAGGCCAGAGTTGTGAAGCCTGCAGAAGCAGAGCGCTACAAGCTGGAGCGCTTGGCGGAGGCAGAAAA GTCCCAGCTGATTATGCAGGCAGAGGCAGAAGCTGAATCTGTGCGG GTGCGTGGAGAAGCTGAGGCCTTTGCCATAGCGGCCCGGGCCCGGGCTGAGGCTGAGCAGATGGTCAAGAAGGCGGAGGCGTTCCAGCTGTACCAGGAGGCTGCTCAGCTGGACATGCTGCTGGAGAAGCTGCCCCAG GTGGCAGAGGAGATCAGTGGTCCCTTGACCTCGGCCAATAAGATCACACTGGTATCCAGTGGAAGTGGGGCTGTGGGGGCAGCCAAAGTGACAGGAGAAGTACTGGACATCCTGAGCCGCCTGCCAGAGAATGTGGAGAGACTCACTGGCATCAGCATCTCCCAG GTGAACCACAAGCCTTTGCGAACAGCCTGA
- the FLOT1 gene encoding flotillin-1 isoform X2, which yields MFFTCGPNEAMVVSGFCRSPPVMVAGGRVFVLPCIQQIQRISLNTLTLNVKSEKVYTRHGVPISVTGIAQVKIQGQNKEMLAAACQMFLGKTEAEIAHIALETLEGHQRAIMAHMTVEEIYKDRQKFSEQVFKVASSDLVNMGISVVSYTLKDIHDDQDYLHSLGKARTAQVQKDARIGEAEAKRDAGIREAKAKQEKVSAQYLSEIEMAKAQRDYELKKAAYDIEVNTRRAQADLAYQLQVAKTKQQIEEQRVQVQVVERAQQVAVQEQEIARREKELEARVVKPAEAERYKLERLAEAEKSQLIMQAEAEAESVRVRGEAEAFAIAARARAEAEQMVKKAEAFQLYQEAAQLDMLLEKLPQVAEEISGPLTSANKITLVSSGSGAVGAAKVTGEVLDILSRLPENVERLTGISISQVNHKPLRTA from the exons ATGTTTTTCACCTGTGGCCCAAATGAGGCCATGGTAGTGTCTG GTTTCTGCCGGAGTCCCCCTGTCATGGTGGCTGGAGGGCGTGTCTTTGTACTGCCCTGCATCCAGcaaatccagag GATCTCTCTCAACACACTGACCCTCAATGTCAAGAGTGAAAAGGTTTACACTCGTCATGGGGTCCCCATCTCAGTCACTGGCATTGCCCAG GTGAAAATCCAGGGGCAGAACAAGGAGATGTTGGCAGCCGCCTGCCAGATGTTCCTGGGGAAGACGGAGGCTGAGATCGCCCACATTGCACTAGAGACATTGGAGGGCCACCAGAGGGCTATTATGGCCCACATGACTGTGGAG GAAATCTATAAGGACAGGCAGAAATTCTCAGAGCAAGTTTTCAAAGTGGCCTCCTCAGACCTGGTCAACATGGGCATCAGTGTGGTTAGTTACACCCTGAAGGACATTCACGACGATCAG GACTATTTGCACTCCTTAGGGAAGGCTCGAACAGCTCAAGTCCAAAAAGATGCTCGGATTGGGGAAGCGGAGGCCAAGAGAGACGCTGGAATCCGG GAGGCCAAAGCCAAGCAGGAAAAGGTGTCTGCTCAGTACCTGAGTGAGATTGAGATGGCCAAGGCGCAGAGGGACTATGAGCTGAAGAAGGCCGCATATGACATCGAGGTCAACACCCGCCGAGCACAGGCTGACCTGGCCTATCAGCTTCAG GTGGCCAAGACTAAGCAGCAGATAGAGGAGCAGCGTGTGCAGGTACAGGTGGTGGAGCGTGCCCAGCAGGTGGCAGTGCAGGAGCAGGAGATCGCCCGCCGTGAGAAGGAGCTGGAGGCCAGAGTTGTGAAGCCTGCAGAAGCAGAGCGCTACAAGCTGGAGCGCTTGGCGGAGGCAGAAAA GTCCCAGCTGATTATGCAGGCAGAGGCAGAAGCTGAATCTGTGCGG GTGCGTGGAGAAGCTGAGGCCTTTGCCATAGCGGCCCGGGCCCGGGCTGAGGCTGAGCAGATGGTCAAGAAGGCGGAGGCGTTCCAGCTGTACCAGGAGGCTGCTCAGCTGGACATGCTGCTGGAGAAGCTGCCCCAG GTGGCAGAGGAGATCAGTGGTCCCTTGACCTCGGCCAATAAGATCACACTGGTATCCAGTGGAAGTGGGGCTGTGGGGGCAGCCAAAGTGACAGGAGAAGTACTGGACATCCTGAGCCGCCTGCCAGAGAATGTGGAGAGACTCACTGGCATCAGCATCTCCCAG GTGAACCACAAGCCTTTGCGAACAGCCTGA
- the FLOT1 gene encoding flotillin-1 isoform X4 has protein sequence MVAGGRVFVLPCIQQIQRISLNTLTLNVKSEKVYTRHGVPISVTGIAQVKIQGQNKEMLAAACQMFLGKTEAEIAHIALETLEGHQRAIMAHMTVEEIYKDRQKFSEQVFKVASSDLVNMGISVVSYTLKDIHDDQDYLHSLGKARTAQVQKDARIGEAEAKRDAGIREAKAKQEKVSAQYLSEIEMAKAQRDYELKKAAYDIEVNTRRAQADLAYQLQVAKTKQQIEEQRVQVQVVERAQQVAVQEQEIARREKELEARVVKPAEAERYKLERLAEAEKSQLIMQAEAEAESVRVRGEAEAFAIAARARAEAEQMVKKAEAFQLYQEAAQLDMLLEKLPQVAEEISGPLTSANKITLVSSGSGAVGAAKVTGEVLDILSRLPENVERLTGISISQVNHKPLRTA, from the exons ATGGTGGCTGGAGGGCGTGTCTTTGTACTGCCCTGCATCCAGcaaatccagag GATCTCTCTCAACACACTGACCCTCAATGTCAAGAGTGAAAAGGTTTACACTCGTCATGGGGTCCCCATCTCAGTCACTGGCATTGCCCAG GTGAAAATCCAGGGGCAGAACAAGGAGATGTTGGCAGCCGCCTGCCAGATGTTCCTGGGGAAGACGGAGGCTGAGATCGCCCACATTGCACTAGAGACATTGGAGGGCCACCAGAGGGCTATTATGGCCCACATGACTGTGGAG GAAATCTATAAGGACAGGCAGAAATTCTCAGAGCAAGTTTTCAAAGTGGCCTCCTCAGACCTGGTCAACATGGGCATCAGTGTGGTTAGTTACACCCTGAAGGACATTCACGACGATCAG GACTATTTGCACTCCTTAGGGAAGGCTCGAACAGCTCAAGTCCAAAAAGATGCTCGGATTGGGGAAGCGGAGGCCAAGAGAGACGCTGGAATCCGG GAGGCCAAAGCCAAGCAGGAAAAGGTGTCTGCTCAGTACCTGAGTGAGATTGAGATGGCCAAGGCGCAGAGGGACTATGAGCTGAAGAAGGCCGCATATGACATCGAGGTCAACACCCGCCGAGCACAGGCTGACCTGGCCTATCAGCTTCAG GTGGCCAAGACTAAGCAGCAGATAGAGGAGCAGCGTGTGCAGGTACAGGTGGTGGAGCGTGCCCAGCAGGTGGCAGTGCAGGAGCAGGAGATCGCCCGCCGTGAGAAGGAGCTGGAGGCCAGAGTTGTGAAGCCTGCAGAAGCAGAGCGCTACAAGCTGGAGCGCTTGGCGGAGGCAGAAAA GTCCCAGCTGATTATGCAGGCAGAGGCAGAAGCTGAATCTGTGCGG GTGCGTGGAGAAGCTGAGGCCTTTGCCATAGCGGCCCGGGCCCGGGCTGAGGCTGAGCAGATGGTCAAGAAGGCGGAGGCGTTCCAGCTGTACCAGGAGGCTGCTCAGCTGGACATGCTGCTGGAGAAGCTGCCCCAG GTGGCAGAGGAGATCAGTGGTCCCTTGACCTCGGCCAATAAGATCACACTGGTATCCAGTGGAAGTGGGGCTGTGGGGGCAGCCAAAGTGACAGGAGAAGTACTGGACATCCTGAGCCGCCTGCCAGAGAATGTGGAGAGACTCACTGGCATCAGCATCTCCCAG GTGAACCACAAGCCTTTGCGAACAGCCTGA
- the FLOT1 gene encoding flotillin-1 isoform X5 — protein MLAAACQMFLGKTEAEIAHIALETLEGHQRAIMAHMTVEEIYKDRQKFSEQVFKVASSDLVNMGISVVSYTLKDIHDDQDYLHSLGKARTAQVQKDARIGEAEAKRDAGIREAKAKQEKVSAQYLSEIEMAKAQRDYELKKAAYDIEVNTRRAQADLAYQLQVAKTKQQIEEQRVQVQVVERAQQVAVQEQEIARREKELEARVVKPAEAERYKLERLAEAEKSQLIMQAEAEAESVRVRGEAEAFAIAARARAEAEQMVKKAEAFQLYQEAAQLDMLLEKLPQVAEEISGPLTSANKITLVSSGSGAVGAAKVTGEVLDILSRLPENVERLTGISISQVNHKPLRTA, from the exons ATGTTGGCAGCCGCCTGCCAGATGTTCCTGGGGAAGACGGAGGCTGAGATCGCCCACATTGCACTAGAGACATTGGAGGGCCACCAGAGGGCTATTATGGCCCACATGACTGTGGAG GAAATCTATAAGGACAGGCAGAAATTCTCAGAGCAAGTTTTCAAAGTGGCCTCCTCAGACCTGGTCAACATGGGCATCAGTGTGGTTAGTTACACCCTGAAGGACATTCACGACGATCAG GACTATTTGCACTCCTTAGGGAAGGCTCGAACAGCTCAAGTCCAAAAAGATGCTCGGATTGGGGAAGCGGAGGCCAAGAGAGACGCTGGAATCCGG GAGGCCAAAGCCAAGCAGGAAAAGGTGTCTGCTCAGTACCTGAGTGAGATTGAGATGGCCAAGGCGCAGAGGGACTATGAGCTGAAGAAGGCCGCATATGACATCGAGGTCAACACCCGCCGAGCACAGGCTGACCTGGCCTATCAGCTTCAG GTGGCCAAGACTAAGCAGCAGATAGAGGAGCAGCGTGTGCAGGTACAGGTGGTGGAGCGTGCCCAGCAGGTGGCAGTGCAGGAGCAGGAGATCGCCCGCCGTGAGAAGGAGCTGGAGGCCAGAGTTGTGAAGCCTGCAGAAGCAGAGCGCTACAAGCTGGAGCGCTTGGCGGAGGCAGAAAA GTCCCAGCTGATTATGCAGGCAGAGGCAGAAGCTGAATCTGTGCGG GTGCGTGGAGAAGCTGAGGCCTTTGCCATAGCGGCCCGGGCCCGGGCTGAGGCTGAGCAGATGGTCAAGAAGGCGGAGGCGTTCCAGCTGTACCAGGAGGCTGCTCAGCTGGACATGCTGCTGGAGAAGCTGCCCCAG GTGGCAGAGGAGATCAGTGGTCCCTTGACCTCGGCCAATAAGATCACACTGGTATCCAGTGGAAGTGGGGCTGTGGGGGCAGCCAAAGTGACAGGAGAAGTACTGGACATCCTGAGCCGCCTGCCAGAGAATGTGGAGAGACTCACTGGCATCAGCATCTCCCAG GTGAACCACAAGCCTTTGCGAACAGCCTGA
- the TUBB gene encoding tubulin beta chain translates to MREIVHIQAGQCGNQIGAKFWEVISDEHGIDPTGTYHGDSDLQLDRISVYYNEATGGKYVPRAILVDLEPGTMDSVRSGPFGQIFRPDNFVFGQSGAGNNWAKGHYTEGAELVDSVLDVVRKEAESCDCLQGFQLTHSLGGGTGSGMGTLLISKIREEYPDRIMNTFSVVPSPKVSDTVVEPYNATLSVHQLVENTDETYCIDNEALYDICFRTLKLTTPTYGDLNHLVSATMSGVTTCLRFPGQLNADLRKLAVNMVPFPRLHFFMPGFAPLTSRGSQQYRALTVPELTQQVFDAKNMMAACDPRHGRYLTVAAVFRGRMSMKEVDEQMLNVQNKNSSYFVEWIPNNVKTAVCDIPPRGLKMAVTFIGNSTAIQELFKRISEQFTAMFRRKAFLHWYTGEGMDEMEFTEAESNMNDLVSEYQQYQDATAEEEEDFGEEAEEEA, encoded by the exons ATGAGGGAAATCGTGCACATCCAGGCCGGTCAGTGTGGCAACCAGATTGGTGCCAAG TTCTGGGAGGTGATCAGTGATGAACACGGCATCGACCCCACCGGCACCTACCACGGGGACAGCGACCTACAGCTGGACCGCATCTCCGTATACTACAATGAAGCCACAG GTGGCAAATATGTTCCTCGTGCTATCTTGGTGGATCTGGAACCTGGGACCATGGATTCAGTCCGTTCAGGTCCTTTTGGTCAGATCTTCAGACCAGACAATTTTGTTTTTG GTCAGTCTGGGGCAGGCAACAACTGGGCCAAGGGCCACTATACTGAAGGGGCTGAGCTGGTTGACTCAGTCTTGGATGTCGTGCGGAAGGAGGCAGAGAGCTGTGACTGCCTGCAGGGCTTCCAGCTGACCCACTCACTTGGCGGAGGCACAGGCTCTGGAATGGGCACCCTGCTCATCAGCAAGATCCGTGAAGAGTACCCCGACCGCATCATGAACACCTTCAGTGTGGTGCCCTCACCCAAAGTGTCTGACACCGTGGTTGAGCCCTACAATGCCACCCTCTCTGTCCATCAGTTGGTAGAGAACACTGATGAGACCTACTGCATTGACAACGAGGCCCTCTATGACATCTGCTTCCGCACCCTGAAGCTGACCACACCAACCTACGGGGACCTGAACCACCTCGTCTCAGCCACCATGAGCGGTGTCACCACTTGCCTCCGCTTCCCTGGCCAGCTCAATGCTGACCTGCGCAAGCTCGCAGTCAACATGGTGCCCTTCCCACGTCTCCACTTTTTTATGCCTGGCTTTGCCCCTCTAACCAGTCGTGGAAGCCAGCAGTATCGGGCCCTCACTGTGCCTGAGCTCACCCAGCAGGTCTTCGATGCCAAGAACATGATGGCTGCTTGTGACCCCCGCCATGGCCGGTACCTCACTGTAGCTGCTGTCTTCCGTGGGCGGATGTCCATGAAGGAGGTTGACGAGCAGATGCTTAACGTACAAAACAAGAATAGCAGCTACTTCGTGGAATGGATCCCCAACAATGTCAAGACGGCCGTCTGTGACATCCCACCCCGTGGCCTCAAGATGGCAGTCACCTTTATTGGCAATAGCACAGCCATCCAGGAGCTCTTCAAGCGCATCTCAGAGCAGTTCACTGCCATGTTCCGCCGGAAGGCCTTCCTCCACTGGTACACAGGTGAGGGCATGGACGAGATGGAATTCACTGAAGCTGAGAGCAACATGAATGACCTCGTCTCTGAGTACCAACAGTACCAGGATGCCACCgcagaagaggaagaggattTCGGTGAGGAGGCTGAAGAGGAGGCCTAA